The following proteins are co-located in the Pseudomonadota bacterium genome:
- a CDS encoding IS66 family transposase codes for YRAEILEDQNGKQYVAPFPEEVTKAAQYGPGIKAHSVYLSQNQLLPYKRVQEYFCEQLQIPISDGSIFNFNQEAFLLLDDFEKAVKYKLMTAGLAHADETGVNIGGKRHWLHCMSNDLWTCYFPHEKRGTETMDAMGILPGFRRISCHDHWKPYFSYNCSHAPCNAHHLRELERAWEQEDQKWAKELKEFLEAVNQEVIDAGGKLSIEKVREFRETYNKLLKQADHECPKPPPREKGKRGRVKKTKSRNLLERLRDFQDDVLRFMENDTVSFTNNQGENDIRMTKVQQKISGCFRSIDGARMFCRIRGYLSTCRKQGVSTSYALECLFNKTLPAFARKALASMNHGE; via the coding sequence TACCGAGCTGAGATTCTGGAAGACCAAAATGGCAAACAGTATGTAGCACCATTTCCCGAAGAGGTTACGAAAGCGGCTCAGTATGGTCCCGGGATTAAGGCGCACTCAGTTTATTTGTCACAAAATCAGCTGCTTCCTTATAAACGAGTACAGGAATACTTTTGTGAACAGCTGCAAATCCCTATCAGCGACGGCTCAATTTTCAATTTTAACCAGGAAGCATTTCTGCTGCTGGATGATTTTGAGAAAGCGGTTAAGTATAAGCTGATGACCGCCGGTTTAGCTCATGCCGATGAAACCGGAGTTAACATCGGCGGCAAACGCCACTGGCTGCATTGCATGAGCAACGATTTATGGACTTGCTACTTTCCTCATGAAAAGCGGGGAACCGAAACCATGGATGCCATGGGCATCCTGCCGGGATTCAGAAGAATATCATGCCATGACCACTGGAAGCCGTATTTTTCATATAACTGTTCACATGCCCCTTGCAATGCTCACCACCTCAGGGAGCTTGAGAGAGCATGGGAACAGGAGGATCAAAAGTGGGCCAAAGAGCTAAAAGAGTTTCTCGAGGCCGTCAATCAAGAGGTGATTGATGCCGGCGGCAAACTCAGCATCGAAAAAGTTCGAGAATTCCGAGAAACATACAACAAGCTGCTAAAACAGGCCGATCATGAATGTCCAAAACCACCACCCAGAGAAAAAGGCAAGCGAGGCAGAGTCAAAAAGACAAAATCCAGAAACTTATTGGAGCGACTCAGAGATTTTCAAGATGATGTCCTCCGGTTTATGGAAAATGACACTGTATCGTTCACCAACAATCAGGGTGAAAACGATATTCGCATGACCAAGGTGCAGCAAAAGATCTCCGGCTGCTTCCGGTCAATCGACGGCGCCAGAATGTTTTGCCGTATTCGTGGCTATCTGTCCACTTGCCGCAAGCAAGGTGTATCGACGAGCTATGCCTTGGAATGCCTGTTCAACAAGACATTGCCAGCATTTGCCAGAAAAGCACTGGCGTCTATGAATCACGGTGAATAG